The Blastopirellula sediminis sequence GAGACGGTCTTCGCGTCGAACGTGACCGGCGTTCCTTCCTGGTAGAGGAGGATGTCGTTCAGACGCAGCTCCAGCTTCAGCGGATTAAACGGAACGCCGGCGTAGCCGACCGCCGAGACGATACGTCCCCAGTTCGGATCGCCGCCGGTGATCGCCGTTTTGACTAGCGGGCTATCGGCCACTTCGATCGCGATCTTCTTGGCGTCTTCGCGCGTCGCACAACCTTCGACGTCGATCTTGATCAAGTGCGTGGCGCCTTCGCCGTCGGCCGGGATCAGCTTGGCCATCTCCTCGCAAGCTTCTTTCATCACCGCTTGCAGTTGATCGACCTGCGAATCGGTGAGCGGGGCGCCTCCTTCGGCGCCGCTGGCCAACAGGAGCAGCGTATCGTTGGTGCTCATGTGACCATCGACCCGAATGCAATTGAAAGTTTCGTCGGCGACCTGGCCCAGGACCGATTGCGCCTGTTCGGCGGTCAGCGGCGCGTCGGTCAGAACGATGCTGAGCATCGTCGCCATGTTTGGCGCGATCATCCCGGCGCCTTTGCACATGCCGGCGATCTGGAACGTGCGGCCGTCGATCGTCGCAGTTCGGGAAGCGAGCTTCTTGCCGTTGTCGGTGGTCAAAATGCCGCGAGCGGCGGCGATGAACGCGGGCGCTTCGGTTCCGGTCTGACTCGCGGCGGCGGCAATGCCGCTGCGGATCTTCTCCATCGGCAATTGCACGCCGATGATGCCGGTCGACATCACGAGGACGTCGTCAGCCGCAGCGCCAATGTGCTCGGCGACGATCGCAGCCATCTCGGCGCAGTTCTTTTCGCCTTGCTCGCCGGTGCACGCGTTGGCGTTGCCGGAGTTGGTAATGACGGCGCGGATTTTATTGGAGGGAGTTCGGCTTCGATCCCAGCGGACCGGCGCGGCGAAGACCTTGTTGGTGGTGTAGACGCCTGCCGCGGTCGCCGGCGCGTCGCAGACGATCAAGGAGATGTCTTCCTTGTTCGGATTTCGTTTCAGACCGCAATGGACCCCGGCGAAGCGAAATCCAGCGGGAATTTTGATCTGTTGAGTTGATTCGTCCATCTTGCCGTCGCTTATCTGAATTTGATTGGTTAGCTGTGGAAACGCCGACAACGGCCGTTAGTCGACCAGGGCGGTCGTCTCCGCCAGGTCGTACATCAAATTGAAGTTTTGTACCGCGGCGCCGGAGGCGCCTTTGATCAGGTTGTCGATCACCGCGATCACGATGATCCGATCGTTCACCACGCGGGCGGTTAAATGGCAATAGTTGGTGCCGCTCACGCTCTTGGTCGCCGGCATTCCGTCGATCACCTGGACGAACGGTTCGTCGGCGTAAAACTCACGCAACGCGGCGATCGCTTCGGCGGTCGTCACCGGACCGGTCGGCTTCGCGTAGCAGGTGCTGAGAATGCCGCGATCCATCGGAACCAGGTGAGGCGTGAAGATCACGCTGCACTTCTGCCCTGAGGCTTGCTGCAGGTTTTGTTCGATCTCCGGCATGTGGCGATGCGTGCCGACGCCGTAGGCCGAGAAGCTTTCGTTCACTTCGCAGTAAAGCGTTCCCAGCTTCGGCGTACGTCCGGCGCCGCTGACGCCGCTCTTCGAGTCGACCAGGATGTCGGTCGGCTGGATCATGCCGTTCTTCAGCAGCGGCGCAAGGGCCAACGTGGCCGAAGTCGGGTAGCAGCCGGGATTGGCGATCAGTTCGGCGCCGCGGATCGTGTCGCGGAACAGTTCCGGCAAGCCGTAAACCGAATTGGGCAAGCGGGCCGGATCGGGATGCTTTTCGCCGTACCATTTTTCATAAACGGCGACGTCGCGCAGCCGATAGTCGGCGCTGAGGTCGACCACCTTCAGGCCGCGCTCCAGCAATCCGGGAACCACCGCGGCCGAAGCGGCGTGCGGCAAGCAGCCGAAAATGCAGTCGCACCGTTCGGCCAGTTCGTCGAGCGAGAGGTTTTCCAAATGGAGGTCGAGCCGCCCGGTCAGTTGCGGGTGAACCGACGAAACATGGGGGCGATCGTCTTGGCGCGTGGTGAGTGCGGTAATCTTCGCGCCGTTATGACGGAGCAAGATCCGCGCAAGTTCGAATGCCGTGTATCCAGTGGCGCCAAGAATGCCAACGCGAATGGTCATGTTTCGAGCTTTCTCAAATTCCTCAAAGGGGACGGCCAAACGCCGCGATTATCCC is a genomic window containing:
- the argJ gene encoding bifunctional glutamate N-acetyltransferase/amino-acid acetyltransferase ArgJ, coding for MDESTQQIKIPAGFRFAGVHCGLKRNPNKEDISLIVCDAPATAAGVYTTNKVFAAPVRWDRSRTPSNKIRAVITNSGNANACTGEQGEKNCAEMAAIVAEHIGAAADDVLVMSTGIIGVQLPMEKIRSGIAAAASQTGTEAPAFIAAARGILTTDNGKKLASRTATIDGRTFQIAGMCKGAGMIAPNMATMLSIVLTDAPLTAEQAQSVLGQVADETFNCIRVDGHMSTNDTLLLLASGAEGGAPLTDSQVDQLQAVMKEACEEMAKLIPADGEGATHLIKIDVEGCATREDAKKIAIEVADSPLVKTAITGGDPNWGRIVSAVGYAGVPFNPLKLELRLNDILLYQEGTPVTFDAKTVSGSIKGSFETHVQLTLFEGDAKARVWASDLTVDYVKFNADYST
- the argC gene encoding N-acetyl-gamma-glutamyl-phosphate reductase, which translates into the protein MTIRVGILGATGYTAFELARILLRHNGAKITALTTRQDDRPHVSSVHPQLTGRLDLHLENLSLDELAERCDCIFGCLPHAASAAVVPGLLERGLKVVDLSADYRLRDVAVYEKWYGEKHPDPARLPNSVYGLPELFRDTIRGAELIANPGCYPTSATLALAPLLKNGMIQPTDILVDSKSGVSGAGRTPKLGTLYCEVNESFSAYGVGTHRHMPEIEQNLQQASGQKCSVIFTPHLVPMDRGILSTCYAKPTGPVTTAEAIAALREFYADEPFVQVIDGMPATKSVSGTNYCHLTARVVNDRIIVIAVIDNLIKGASGAAVQNFNLMYDLAETTALVD